A stretch of Henckelia pumila isolate YLH828 chromosome 4, ASM3356847v2, whole genome shotgun sequence DNA encodes these proteins:
- the LOC140863018 gene encoding acetolactate synthase 1, chloroplastic produces the protein MAAPAPTSSSYAVCNHSKFSSSSNSPKLLSRYAIRFPINTQKAAAFVSRRWGLQISNVLSSPDRDTRQEEAFISRFAPDEPRKGCDILVEALEREGVTDVFAYPGGASMEIHQALTRSKTIRNVLPRHEQGGVFAAEGYARASGLPGVCIATSGPGATNLVSGLADALLDSVPMVAITGQVPRRMIGTDAFQETPIVEVTRSITKHNYLVLDVDDIPRIVKEAFFIARSGRPGPVLIDVPKDIQQQMTVPNWGQPMSLTGYLSRLPKPPSEMLLEQIIRLISESKRPVLYVGGGCLNSSEELRRFVELTGIPVASTLMGLGSYPGSDEELALQMLGMHGTVYANYAVDKSDLLLAFGVRFDDRVTGKLEAFASRAKIVHIDIDSAEIGKNKQPHVSLCADIKLALKGLNWILEEKGKVGKVNLDFSSWREELKEQKMKHPLSYKTFGDAIPPQYAIQILDELTGGNAIISTGVGQHQMWAAQHYKYNRPRQWLTSGGLGAMGFGLPAAIGAAVARPDAVVVDIDGDGSFIMNVQELATIRVENLPIKIMLLNNQHLGMVVQWEDRFYKSNRAHTYLGNPAKEREIFPDMLKFAEACDIPGARVSNKDDLRAAIQKMLDTPGPYLLDVIVPHQEHVLPMIPSGGAFKDVITEGDGRTKY, from the coding sequence ATGGCGGCACCTGCCCCGACTTCCTCCTCCTACGCCGTGTGTAACCACTCTAAATTCTCGTCGTCTTCCAATTCGCCCAAGCTTCTTTCCCGATATGCCATCCGTTTCCCCATTAATACCCAGAAGGCAGCCGCATTTGTTTCCCGTCGCTGGGGGCTTCAAATCTCTAACGTTTTATCTTCTCCGGACAGAGACACCCGTCAAGAAGAAGCCTTTATCTCTCGATTTGCGCCTGACGAGCCGAGAAAGGGATGCGACATACTCGTGGAGGCGCTGGAACGAGAAGGCGTCACCGACGTGTTTGCCTACCCGGGTGGCGCGTCGATGGAGATTCATCAGGCGCTCACGCGCTCCAAGACCATCAGGAATGTCCTTCCCCGCCACGAGCAGGGTGGTGTCTTCGCCGCCGAGGGGTATGCACGCGCCTCCGGGCTTCCTGGCGTCTGCATCGCCACCTCTGGCCCTGGTGCCACCAATTTGGTTTCCGGCTTGGCTGATGCCCTCCTGGATAGTGTCCCGATGGTGGCCATCACAGGGCAAGTTCCCCGCCGCATGATTGGTACTGATGCTTTCCAAGAAACCCCCATCGTCGAGGTAACTCGGTCCATTACCAAGCACAATTATCTCGTGTTGGATGTTGATGATATACCCAGAATTGTGAAAGAAGCATTTTTCATTGCGCGGTCCGGCCGCCCTGGTCCGGTATTGATTGATGTTCCTAAGGATATTCAACAGCAAATGACGGTTCCGAATTGGGGACAGCCAATGAGTTTGACTGGTTACTTGTCTAGGTTACCTAAGCCACCTAGTGAGATGTTGTTAGAGCAGATAATTAGGTTGATATCCGAGTCTAAAAggccggttctttatgtgggtgGTGGGTGTTTGAATTCGAGCGAGGAGTTGAGGCGGTTTGTGGAGCTCACAGGAATTCCTGTCGCGAGTACTCTGATGGGACTTGGTTCCTATCCTGGCTCGGATGAGGAATTGGCATTGCAAATGCTGGGAATGCATGGTACTGTTTATGCAAACTACGCCGTGGACAAGAGCGATTTGCTACTTGCTTTTGGGGTTCGGTTTGATGATCGTGTGACTGGTAAGTTGGAGGCGTTTGCTAGTCGAGCTAAAATCGTTCACATTGATATTGATTCGGCTGAGATCGGTAAGAACAAGCAACCACATGTTTCCCTTTGTGCGGATATTAAATTGGCTCTCAAGGGTTTGAATTGGATATTGGAGGAGAAAGGGAAAGTGGGTAAGGTTAATCTTGATTTTTCTTCGTGGAGGGAGGAACTAAAAGAGCAGAAGATGAAGCATCCCTTGAGTTATAAGAcatttggtgatgccattcctCCTCAATACGCAATCCAGATTCTTGATGAACTGACAGGTGGAAATGCAATCATTAGCACTGGTGTTGGACAGCATCAGATGTGGGCTGCACAACATTACAAGTACAACAGGCCTCGGCAATGGCTGACTTCTGGTGGCTTGGGGGCTATGGGTTTTGGACTTCCAGCAGCCATTGGAGCTGCCGTTGCAAGACCAGATGCTGTCGTTGTGGACATTGATGGTGACGGGAGTTTCATAATGAACGTTCAGGAGCTGGCCACCATACGAGTGGAGAACCTTCCAATCAAGATCATGTTACTAAACAATCAGCATTTGGGAATGGTGGTCCAGTGGGAAGACCGCTTCTACAAGTCTAATCGGGCACATACATATCTTGGAAATCCTGCGAAAGAGAGAGAGATTTTTCCAGACATGCTCAAGTTTGCAGAGGCATGTGATATACCCGGGGCTCGTGTGTCAAACAAGGACGATCTAAGGGCAGCAATTCAAAAGATGTTGGATACCCCTGGACCGTACTTATTGGATGTAATTGTACCTCACCAAGAACATGTCTTGCCCATGATCCCGAGTGGAGGTGCATTTAAAGACGTGATCACCGAGGGCGATGGAAGGACTAAATATTAA